A section of the Triticum dicoccoides isolate Atlit2015 ecotype Zavitan chromosome 7A, WEW_v2.0, whole genome shotgun sequence genome encodes:
- the LOC119331595 gene encoding aspartic proteinase 39-like: protein MRPSEVAAMVVVLLLATAAAAANQVMVLERVVPLKGVPLGDPRELDRARQARMGVVNVPVQGNANPFADGIYYTNVKLGNPPKEHTFQIDTGSDISWVACKGCRGCSTRSPLKIPIELYNPNSSSTSSRILCPDSSCTLADNSGSKVCHTSDSTSSLCGYNLTYGDGTGVSGYYVSDTMHLDTIMGNQHFANASASVVFGCTESLSGFIYIDGILAFGQQQLSIISQLNSLGVSPKKFSHCLKGSEEGGGIFLLGEIVEPRLVFTPLAGPHYNLNLEGIAINGQNLPIDSSLFATSNKQGPIVDSGTTLTYLLDEVYDGFVSAIVAGVSPSVRPLGTERVEKRDKCFLSSSSIDLLFPTVTLYFKGGAAMTMKPRNYLLLQGYVGNDTVWCIGWQSTKEIQNGHGITVLGDLALHDKIFVYDLEKMRLGWMDYNCSLINRNTRFDVSGASSYCSRLIPIGVAVVWLVSLLT, encoded by the exons ATGAGGCCATCAGAAGTGGCTGCCATGGTGGTGGTGTTGCTCCTGGCTACGGCGGCTGCAGCAGCTAACCAGGTGATGGTGCTGGAGCGGGTGGTGCCGCTCAAGGGGGTCCCACTGGGGGATCCCAGGGAGCTGGACAGGGCGAGGCAGGCGAGGATGGGTGTGGTAAATGTCCCTGTGCAGGGCAACGCCAACCCATTCGCTGATGG GATTTATTATACTAATGTGAAATTAGGAAACCCTCCAAAAGAACATACTTTCCAAATTGACACTGGAAGTGACATCTCGTGGGTTGCTTGCAAGGGCTGCAGGGGTTGCTCGACAAGAAGTCCGCTCAAG ATCCCAATAGAGTTATACAATCCCAACTCTTCATCGACATCGTCCAGAATACTATGCCCGGATAGTAGCTGTACACTTGCCGACAATTCAGGATCAAAAGTCTGCCATACCTCAGATTCCACAAGCAGTCTATGTGGTTATAATCTAACATATGGTGATGGAACTGGAGTGTCGGGTTATTACGTGTCTGACACTATGCATCTCGACACTATCATGGGAAATCAACATTTTGCCAATGCTTCTGCATCTGTTGTTTTTGG ATGTACCGAATCGCTATCAGGATTCATATATATAGATGGGATTCTGGCATTTGGACAGCAGCAACTTTCTATCATTTCACAACTGAACTCTTTGGGTGTATCCCCTAAAAAGTTCTCACATTGCTTGAAAGGTTCCGAAGAAGGTGGTGGCATTTTTCTTCTTGGTGAAATCGTGGAGCCAAGATTAGTATTTACTCCACTTGCAGg GCCTCATTACAACTTGAATCTGGAGGGCATTGCTATCAATGGCCAAAACCTGCCCATTGATTCTTCCTTGTTTGCAACATCAAATAAACAAGGACCAATAGTAGACTCAGGAACAACCCTAACATACCTTCTAGACGAAGTCTATGATGGATTTGTTAGTGCG ATAGTTGCAGGGGTCTCTCCATCTGTACGTCCTCTTGGCACCGAGCGGGTTGAGAAGAGGGACAAGTGTTTCCTTTCTTCTAGCAG CATTGACTTGTTATTTCCAACCGTCACACTATATTTTAAGGGAGGTGCTGCAATGACAATGAAGCCACGAAACTATCTTTTGCTGCAGGGTTATGTG GGCAATGATACCGTGTGGTGCATTGGCTGGCAAAGTACCAAGGAAATTCAGAATGGCCATGGAATCACTGTACTCGGAG ATCTTGCTTTACATGATAAGATATTTGTGTATGACTTAGAGAAGATGCGCTTGGGCTGGATGGACTACAATT GCTCCTTAATCAATAGGAACACCCGGTTTGATGTGAGTGGCGCATCATCATACTGCAGCCGCTTGATACCTATTGGAGTGGCTGTTGTATGGTTGGTCAGCCTTCTCACGTAG